The following nucleotide sequence is from Candidatus Flexicrinis affinis.
GTCGGTGGTGCCGCAAGTCGCCGCCGCGCTGGTATGGGTGTGGATGCTGAATCAGCGCTACGGCGTCATCAACACGCTGCTGAGCAACGTCGGCGTCGACGGGCCGAACTGGCTCGGCAGCCCGCATTACGTCTTGCCCAGCCTGATCATGATCGCGTTGTGGGGCGTTGGTGGCAGCGCGATTATCTATCTTGCCGGCCTGCAAAACATCCCCGGCGGTGATGTATGAAGCCGCCACCGTGGACGGGGCCAACGCCTTCCAGAAGTTCTTCCGCATCACCCTGCCGCTGCTGTCACCGACGATCTTCTTCCAGTTCGTGCTGGGATTGATCGGCGTGTTCCAGACGTTCACGCCCGCCTTCATCGCCGCAGGCGAGACCGGTGGCCCGCTGCAGTCCGGCCTGTTCTACATGCTCTACATCTATAACCGCGGCTTCATCTCGCTGCGGATGGGTTACGCGTCGGCGCTGGCATGGATCATGACGGTCTTCATCTTGATCGTGACGGTATTCGTGCTGCGAAGCTCGCGCTATTGGGTGTACTACGAAACCGATCGCAGCCAGAACCGGTAAGAGGAGACGAGACAATGTTGGCCAACCGAATTGCCCGTCCCGAGTCCGGCATGGCGGGTCCCATGCCAGTCGGCAAGAACCGCTTTTGGCACAATGTCTTTGGCTACGGCCTCCTGCTGCTCGTCGCTGCAGCCCTCATGCTTCCGCTGTACTGGATGGTTTCGACGTCGATCAAAAGCGCCGAGCAGATGTTCGAAATCCCGCCGGTGTGGATCCCCAACCCGGTCGATTTCGGCAGCTTTCCGAAGGTCTTCCAGGAGGTGCCGTTCGGTCGCTTCCTACTCAACACCGCGATCATCGTCGCCCTCAACATCATCGGCCACTTGTTCTCGGTGACGCTGATCGCTTACGGCTTCGCGCGCATCCGGTTCCCGGGCCGCAGTGTCCTGTTTCTGATCATGCTCTCGACGCTGATGATCCCGTATCACGTCACGCTCGTGCCGCGGTTCATCCTGTTCTCGAAGCTGGGCTGGATCAATACGTAC
It contains:
- a CDS encoding sugar ABC transporter permease, with product MYEAATVDGANAFQKFFRITLPLLSPTIFFQFVLGLIGVFQTFTPAFIAAGETGGPLQSGLFYMLYIYNRGFISLRMGYASALAWIMTVFILIVTVFVLRSSRYWVYYETDRSQNR
- a CDS encoding carbohydrate ABC transporter permease produces the protein MLANRIARPESGMAGPMPVGKNRFWHNVFGYGLLLLVAAALMLPLYWMVSTSIKSAEQMFEIPPVWIPNPVDFGSFPKVFQEVPFGRFLLNTAIIVALNIIGHLFSVTLIAYGFARIRFPGRSVLFLIMLSTLMIPYHVTLVPRFILFSKLGWINTYLPLTVPAFTGSAFLIFLVRQYMMSIPYDLDEAAYIDGASRFDVFWRIILPLSRPALMLVVVFTFVGTWNDFLQPLIYLNDPNMFTVSLGLSFFQGARETNWNLLMAGSLLATIPPLILFFIAQRQLIGGISIEGLKG